TGCTGATCGGGAGCTACTTCGCGGCCGCCGTGTACTACGCCATGGTCAACATGAACTACATCACCGTGCCTTTCCTGGTGATCTTCGTGCTGGGCTACTGGTACACGGGACTGATGTCGCTGCTGCAAGGGCGCCTCTCCGCCCTGGCACAACTGCTGCGCCCCCAGTCGGAGCTGGAGATCCACGAAAAGCCCTTCCCCGTGGGCGTCTAGGCGCCCCCCTTTTGTTAGAATCCCGCTTTCATCTGTGACGGGAGGTTCCGCGTGCGCAAGTTGCTGATCGCCGTTCTCCTGCTTTGCGTCTCCGCCGGGGCGCTGGAGCGCCAGTCCAGCGCCGACTACCGCGCCCGCCGCCAGCGCCTGGCCGAGGCAACCAAGGGCGGCATCGTGGTGCTCTTTGCCGCCACCGAATCCGAGGGCCAGAACGCGGTCTGGGGCTTCCACCAGGACGAGAACTTCTACTATCTCTCCGGCTGGGCGGAGCCGGGGGCGGCGCTGCTGATCGCCCCCGCGGCCGGCGGCCGCCCCTACACCGAGATCCTCTTCCTGCCCAACCACAATGCCTCGCAGGAGAAGTGGACCGGGCCCAAGCTGGGCCCGGAGGACGTGCGCGCACCGCAGGAGACCGGCTTCGATCGGGTGGAGGCGCTGGACATGCTGCGCTCCGAGATCGCGCGCCTGGCCCCCGGGCCCGCGGCCACCGTCTACTCCGACCTGCCCGCCTGGGACGCCGCCTCGCCCTCCGCCCCCGGCCCACTGGACTGGCTGCGCCGCGCCAACGCCTTTCCCAACTACGTCTCCTTCCGCGACCTGAAGCCGCTGCTGGCGGAATTGCGGGTGATCAAGGACGCGGGCGAGATCGCGCTCATCCGCAAGGCTACCGAGGCCTCCATGGCGGGGCACCTGGCGGCCATGCACGCCCTGCGCCCGGGCATGACGGAGCGCGAG
This genomic interval from Terriglobales bacterium contains the following:
- a CDS encoding aminopeptidase P N-terminal domain-containing protein, with amino-acid sequence MRKLLIAVLLLCVSAGALERQSSADYRARRQRLAEATKGGIVVLFAATESEGQNAVWGFHQDENFYYLSGWAEPGAALLIAPAAGGRPYTEILFLPNHNASQEKWTGPKLGPEDVRAPQETGFDRVEALDMLRSEIARLAPGPAATVYSDLPAWDAASPSAPGPLDWLRRANAFPNYVSFRDLKPLLAELRVIKDAGEIALIRKATEASMAGHLAAMHALRPGMTEREISALMQYEFERRGCERPAYAPIVGAGFHSTVLHYSEDSGKIEDGDVVVMDVAGEYSMYASDITRTLPASGHFTARQREIYDIVLGAQRAAIAAFRSGKSTLARSGPDSLYQVAYEYINSHGKDLHGKRLGQYFIHGLSHYVGLEVHDVGDATAPLEPGMVFTIEPGIYLPEEKLGVRIEDIFYVDQDGKLVDLTASLPHTADEVEKAMADRP